In the genome of Candidatus Lernaella stagnicola, one region contains:
- a CDS encoding GNAT family N-acetyltransferase yields the protein MMIRPYHERDCETVLDIWYRASRVGHPFISDAELRRQREEIRTVYIPKAAQWLAEIDGRVAGFIAMLGNFIGGLFVDPGFHRRGVASSLVDFVRRSQPCLTVEVFRDNHIGRAFYEHCGFVLLRELTNENTGLPAMILEIGGEASATE from the coding sequence ATGATGATTCGTCCTTACCACGAAAGGGATTGCGAAACGGTGCTCGACATCTGGTACCGGGCCTCGCGCGTCGGCCATCCCTTCATATCGGACGCGGAATTACGGCGCCAGCGGGAAGAAATCCGCACCGTGTATATCCCCAAGGCGGCGCAGTGGCTGGCTGAGATCGACGGGCGTGTCGCGGGTTTTATTGCGATGCTCGGCAATTTCATCGGCGGGTTGTTCGTCGATCCCGGATTTCATCGCCGCGGGGTGGCTAGTTCTCTGGTGGATTTCGTGCGCCGCAGCCAGCCGTGCCTGACCGTTGAGGTGTTCCGCGACAACCACATCGGGCGGGCGTTTTACGAGCACTGCGGCTTCGTGTTGCTGCGTGAACTCACCAACGAGAACACCGGTTTACCCGCCATGATTTTAGAAATCGGTGGCGAGGCCTCGGCTACGGAATAA
- the larA gene encoding nickel-dependent lactate racemase, which yields MIVRKTIPVCFGKGRVALRVPESAGDWTVLRRPDGEEQAAGREAFRQAVQRPISSPPLADLIDPGDRVVIVTADGTRPLPNDRVIPWLLEELPVPPEQVTILLGNGAHRANTPDELRSMFGPALDDAIRIENHDAFDESGLRRVGQAADGTPLWLNRRYLEADKRLVIGLVEPHFFAGFSGGAKAVVPGVAGIETILAAHRPELIADPRSTWGTLAENPIRRLVDELVALSPPDFAVQVALNEHQQPEAFFAGDTGAAHAAACQWVRRTSFVAVDRRFPVVVTSNCGYPLDQNLYQAVKGIAAAARLVEPGGWIVLCAECSDGFGIHQPFAEIMQIGDKPGDILAWLDAQPGPVIDGWQAQIFAAVLEQARVAIYADVDAEVIRAVKCEPIAQLDAFLAAEAAGQDVAVLPDGFQTVPVLIP from the coding sequence GTGATCGTCCGGAAGACCATACCGGTGTGTTTCGGCAAGGGCCGAGTCGCCCTGCGTGTGCCGGAATCCGCCGGCGACTGGACCGTGCTGCGTCGGCCCGACGGCGAAGAGCAAGCGGCCGGTCGCGAAGCGTTCAGGCAAGCCGTACAGCGCCCGATTTCGTCTCCGCCCCTGGCCGACCTGATTGATCCCGGCGACCGCGTGGTGATCGTCACCGCCGACGGCACGCGCCCGCTGCCCAATGACCGCGTGATTCCTTGGCTGCTGGAGGAACTGCCCGTGCCGCCCGAGCAGGTGACGATTTTGCTGGGCAACGGCGCCCATCGCGCCAACACCCCAGACGAATTGCGCAGCATGTTCGGCCCGGCGCTCGACGACGCCATTCGCATCGAAAACCACGACGCCTTCGATGAATCAGGTCTGCGCCGCGTCGGCCAAGCCGCGGACGGCACGCCGTTGTGGCTGAACCGCCGCTATCTTGAGGCGGACAAGCGCCTCGTCATCGGCTTGGTCGAACCGCACTTCTTCGCCGGTTTTTCAGGCGGCGCGAAGGCCGTCGTGCCCGGCGTGGCGGGCATCGAAACCATCCTCGCGGCGCACCGGCCGGAACTGATTGCCGACCCGCGCAGCACGTGGGGAACGCTGGCCGAGAACCCGATTCGCCGCCTGGTCGATGAATTGGTCGCCTTATCGCCGCCGGATTTCGCGGTGCAGGTCGCCTTGAACGAGCACCAGCAACCCGAGGCGTTTTTCGCCGGCGACACCGGGGCCGCCCACGCCGCGGCGTGCCAATGGGTGCGGCGCACGTCATTCGTTGCGGTCGACCGCCGTTTCCCGGTGGTGGTCACGTCCAACTGCGGCTACCCGCTCGACCAGAATCTGTACCAGGCCGTCAAGGGAATCGCGGCAGCGGCGCGGCTGGTTGAGCCGGGGGGCTGGATCGTGTTGTGCGCCGAATGCTCAGACGGTTTCGGCATTCATCAACCCTTCGCCGAAATCATGCAGATCGGCGATAAACCCGGCGACATCCTGGCGTGGCTCGACGCCCAGCCGGGGCCGGTGATTGACGGCTGGCAGGCGCAAATCTTCGCCGCCGTGTTGGAGCAGGCGCGTGTGGCGATCTATGCCGACGTGGATGCGGAAGTGATTCGCGCGGTGAAATGCGAGCCGATTGCCCAGCTCGACGCCTTTCTCGCTGCAGAGGCCGCCGGTCAAGATGTCGCCGTGCTGCCCGACGGCTTTCAAACCGTGCCGGTGCTTATTCCGTAG
- a CDS encoding SDR family oxidoreductase, with translation MTVLRDKLAFITGGSSGIGLAVAQRMNARGATVVLFARRREALATALDSLDQPDRGAMFEMDVADRPQVEAVLAEAVAEHGAPDILVNSAGVSYPGYFEQLEYDEFDRTVRINLYGTWNTCHVLVPAMKAKGGHIVNVASVAGLLGVFGYSAYAASKFGVVGLSESLRAEMRRFGIRVSVLCPPDTDTPMLAAENRRKPPETEAIAGAAKVLTTDRVVDDLLRGMRKNQFLIVPGFDGKFTALAKRFSPTLVAWVTDRLADSRQA, from the coding sequence ATGACCGTCCTGCGAGACAAACTGGCGTTTATCACCGGCGGTTCCAGCGGCATCGGCCTGGCTGTCGCGCAACGCATGAACGCGCGGGGCGCCACCGTCGTGCTCTTCGCCCGCCGCCGCGAAGCGCTCGCCACGGCGCTGGATTCCCTCGACCAGCCGGACCGCGGGGCGATGTTCGAAATGGACGTCGCCGATCGCCCGCAAGTCGAAGCGGTGCTGGCCGAGGCCGTCGCGGAGCACGGCGCGCCGGACATTCTGGTCAACAGCGCGGGGGTTTCGTATCCGGGCTACTTTGAACAATTGGAGTACGACGAATTCGACCGAACGGTGCGCATCAACCTCTACGGCACCTGGAACACCTGCCACGTACTGGTCCCGGCCATGAAAGCCAAGGGCGGACACATCGTGAACGTCGCCTCGGTCGCCGGCCTGCTCGGCGTGTTCGGCTACTCGGCGTACGCGGCCTCGAAGTTCGGCGTCGTCGGCCTTTCCGAATCGTTGCGCGCCGAAATGCGCCGCTTCGGTATTCGCGTCTCGGTGCTGTGCCCGCCCGACACCGACACCCCCATGCTGGCGGCCGAAAACCGCCGCAAACCGCCCGAGACCGAGGCCATCGCCGGGGCGGCCAAGGTGCTCACCACCGACCGGGTCGTCGATGACCTTCTGCGCGGGATGCGCAAAAACCAGTTTCTCATCGTGCCGGGCTTCGATGGGAAATTCACGGCCCTGGCCAAACGCTTTTCGCCCACGCTCGTGGCTTGGGTCACCGACCGGCTCGCCGACTCGAGGCAGGCGTGA
- the ileS gene encoding isoleucine--tRNA ligase: MNDEKDNTASTEPRYGKVDTWFDIVPLEKEIQAFWDEAGIFEKLRRKNAGSAKRFSFLDGPITANNPMGVHHAWGRTLKDVYQRYFAMNGCDQRYQNGFDCQGLWVEVEVEKELNLHGKDEIEAFGIDNFVEACKARVRKFSGIQTEQSIRLGQWMDWDDSYFTMSDENNYTIWSFLKKCHERGKIYRGTDVMPWSGESGCAYSQMEVVEGRKLVAHTALFLRFPLRGRDDENLLVWTTTPWTLTSNVAAAVNVDLEYVKLREKRSGRVYYFAAENLEYQRQERQFNEKKEWVEGVPKLKTIAQLFNERGGYEILGYVKGAELVGLEYDGPFDELEAQNIPGGFPFEREDVTISGVQAHRVIDGGRDNFGNPIVVAGEGTGIVHIAPGCGDIDHEIGKELGLPDIAPLDGEAKFLEPFGPFAGRDAIAPDTVKAVLGSLRDKDLLVATEQYPHIYPHCWRKGNALVFRLVDEWYINMDWRDEIKKIVDDIRWIPSWGRERELEWLTNMNDWMISKKRYWGLALPIWVCEKCENFEVMGGYEELKQRAVAGWEEFEGHSPHRPWIDQVKIQCPECGGVAHRVPDVGNPWLDAGIVPYSTVHYNADREYWAKWVPADLVLESFPGQFRNWFYSLLALSTMMEGIAPFKTLKGYALMRDSHGEEMHKSKGNAVWFDDAAERVGADALRWMFISHDPQANLNFDWDQLRQIRGKFLNTLWNSYSFFVNYARILGFVPGGPETPFAQRPDFDRWILTELQKTIEACRGAYEDYNARNAVLAIEGFVADLSNWYIRHNRRRFWGTIEDVDTRTAFETLFECLDVLLRLAAPVIPFLTEAMYRNMVRAVQPDQPESVHLCDFPQADPARREDQLAADMKAIIRLNSLALSARESKKVKVRQPLARLTVGPADEAEKKAAERFAAMLRDDLNVKELEVLDPDAPSPLTYSAKLNFKTAGPKLGAHVKAVAAAVNDDNEAIVRAMRGGAEVVTVTVDGATVSLDRADVLLQGEAPNEQAVAEEYGTWVSFDAVITEDLRLEGLMRDVLRKLQVLRKDEGLEIEDRITMRWSTASADLETVMTKYQELLAEELLVVEMVQQADPPDAATIKVAGQTIEVSISKAS, translated from the coding sequence ATGAACGACGAAAAAGACAACACCGCGAGCACCGAACCCCGGTACGGGAAAGTCGATACCTGGTTCGATATCGTACCCCTCGAGAAAGAAATCCAGGCTTTCTGGGACGAAGCGGGTATTTTCGAGAAGTTGCGCCGCAAAAATGCCGGCAGCGCCAAGCGCTTTTCCTTCCTCGACGGCCCCATTACCGCCAACAACCCGATGGGCGTGCACCACGCCTGGGGTCGGACGCTCAAAGACGTCTATCAGCGCTATTTCGCCATGAACGGCTGCGACCAACGCTACCAGAACGGTTTCGATTGCCAGGGCTTGTGGGTCGAAGTGGAGGTCGAAAAGGAACTCAATCTGCACGGCAAGGACGAAATCGAGGCCTTCGGCATCGACAACTTCGTGGAAGCCTGCAAAGCGCGGGTCCGCAAGTTTTCGGGGATTCAGACCGAGCAGTCCATCCGCCTCGGCCAATGGATGGACTGGGACGATTCGTACTTCACCATGAGTGATGAGAACAACTACACGATTTGGTCGTTCCTGAAGAAATGCCACGAGCGTGGCAAAATTTACCGCGGCACGGACGTGATGCCGTGGTCGGGCGAATCGGGCTGCGCGTATTCGCAAATGGAAGTCGTCGAGGGCCGCAAGCTCGTGGCGCACACGGCGCTCTTTTTGCGTTTTCCCCTCCGCGGGCGTGACGACGAAAACCTGCTGGTCTGGACGACAACGCCCTGGACGCTGACCTCGAACGTCGCGGCGGCGGTCAACGTCGATTTGGAATACGTCAAGCTGAGGGAAAAGCGCTCCGGCCGAGTTTACTACTTCGCGGCCGAGAACCTCGAATACCAGCGCCAGGAACGCCAGTTCAACGAGAAGAAGGAATGGGTCGAGGGCGTGCCGAAGCTCAAAACCATCGCCCAACTGTTCAACGAACGCGGCGGGTACGAAATCCTCGGCTACGTCAAAGGCGCGGAACTGGTCGGCTTGGAATACGACGGCCCCTTCGACGAACTGGAAGCGCAGAACATCCCCGGCGGCTTCCCCTTCGAGCGCGAAGACGTGACGATCAGCGGCGTCCAGGCACACCGGGTGATCGACGGCGGTCGCGACAACTTCGGCAACCCGATTGTTGTGGCGGGCGAGGGCACCGGCATCGTGCACATCGCGCCCGGCTGCGGCGATATCGACCACGAAATCGGCAAGGAACTCGGCTTGCCCGACATCGCGCCGCTCGACGGTGAGGCGAAGTTCCTGGAACCCTTCGGACCCTTCGCGGGCCGGGACGCCATCGCGCCCGACACCGTTAAGGCGGTGCTGGGTTCGCTGCGGGATAAGGACCTGCTGGTCGCCACCGAGCAGTATCCGCACATCTACCCGCACTGCTGGCGCAAGGGAAACGCGCTGGTCTTCCGCCTGGTCGACGAGTGGTACATCAACATGGACTGGCGCGACGAGATCAAGAAGATCGTCGACGATATCCGCTGGATTCCTTCCTGGGGCCGGGAGCGCGAACTGGAATGGCTGACCAATATGAACGATTGGATGATCTCCAAGAAGCGCTATTGGGGCCTAGCACTACCGATCTGGGTTTGCGAGAAGTGCGAGAATTTCGAGGTCATGGGTGGATACGAAGAACTCAAGCAGCGCGCTGTGGCGGGCTGGGAAGAGTTCGAGGGTCACTCGCCGCACCGGCCGTGGATCGACCAAGTGAAGATTCAATGCCCGGAATGCGGGGGCGTCGCCCACCGCGTGCCGGATGTGGGCAATCCGTGGCTGGACGCGGGCATCGTTCCGTATTCGACGGTGCACTACAACGCCGACCGCGAGTACTGGGCCAAGTGGGTCCCCGCCGACCTCGTGCTGGAGAGCTTCCCGGGCCAGTTCCGCAACTGGTTCTACTCGTTGCTGGCGTTGAGCACGATGATGGAGGGCATCGCGCCCTTCAAGACACTCAAGGGCTACGCGCTGATGCGCGATTCGCACGGCGAGGAAATGCACAAATCCAAGGGCAACGCCGTGTGGTTCGACGACGCGGCCGAGCGCGTGGGCGCCGATGCGCTGCGGTGGATGTTCATCAGCCACGACCCGCAGGCCAACCTCAACTTCGACTGGGATCAATTGCGGCAGATTCGCGGCAAATTCCTCAACACCTTGTGGAACAGCTACAGCTTTTTCGTGAACTACGCGCGGATCCTGGGTTTCGTGCCGGGCGGGCCGGAAACGCCCTTCGCCCAGCGGCCGGATTTCGACCGGTGGATCCTCACCGAGCTGCAGAAGACGATCGAGGCCTGCCGCGGCGCCTACGAGGATTACAACGCCCGCAACGCGGTGTTGGCGATTGAAGGCTTCGTCGCGGATCTTTCCAACTGGTACATTCGCCACAATCGCCGCCGTTTTTGGGGCACGATCGAAGATGTCGACACGCGCACGGCGTTCGAGACCCTGTTCGAATGTCTGGATGTGCTGCTGCGTTTGGCCGCGCCGGTCATTCCTTTCCTGACCGAGGCGATGTACCGCAACATGGTGCGCGCCGTGCAGCCCGACCAACCCGAGAGCGTGCATCTGTGCGATTTCCCGCAAGCCGACCCGGCGCGCCGGGAAGATCAACTCGCCGCCGACATGAAGGCCATCATCCGTCTCAACAGTCTGGCGCTGTCGGCCCGCGAGTCGAAGAAAGTCAAAGTGCGCCAACCGTTGGCGCGCCTGACTGTCGGCCCGGCCGACGAAGCGGAGAAAAAGGCCGCCGAGCGTTTCGCCGCAATGCTGCGGGACGACCTGAACGTGAAGGAACTCGAGGTACTCGACCCCGACGCCCCGAGTCCGCTGACGTATTCGGCCAAGCTCAATTTCAAAACGGCGGGTCCGAAACTGGGCGCGCACGTCAAAGCGGTCGCCGCGGCGGTGAACGACGACAACGAGGCGATTGTTCGCGCGATGCGTGGCGGGGCCGAAGTGGTCACGGTGACGGTGGATGGCGCCACGGTCAGCTTGGATCGCGCGGATGTGCTTTTGCAGGGCGAGGCGCCCAATGAGCAGGCGGTGGCCGAGGAATACGGCACCTGGGTTTCGTTCGACGCGGTCATCACCGAAGACTTGCGCCTGGAAGGCTTGATGCGCGACGTGCTGCGCAAGCTGCAGGTATTGCGCAAAGACGAGGGTTTGGAGATCGAAGACCGCATCACGATGCGCTGGTCCACCGCGTCGGCGGACCTTGAGACCGTGATGACGAAGTATCAGGAATTGCTGGCCGAGGAACTGCTTGTTGTGGAGATGGTTCAGCAGGCCGATCCGCCCGACGCCGCGACGATCAAGGTGGCGGGTCAGACGATAGAAGTGTCGATCAGCAAAGCTTCGTAA